In a genomic window of Flavobacterium crassostreae:
- a CDS encoding M48 family metallopeptidase gives MKKHSIVVGLGVIGLLFSCATNPLTGKKTLNFVSNSELFPSSFQQYGTFLKENKVISGTADAKKVETVGVKIKLAAEKYLASLGQTAYLNDYRWEYKLVQSPDVNAWCMPGGKIVVYSGILPITKDDAGLATVMGHEVSHALANHGAQRMSASQLQSLGAVGVAVATGGQSEQKQQMWQQYYGLGSQVGVMLPFSRSHESEADKIGLTLMAIAGYNPEEAISFWTRMAANANGAAQPEFMSTHPSDATRIANLKAMIPEAKATAAKFGVKFK, from the coding sequence ATGAAAAAGCATTCTATAGTAGTAGGATTAGGAGTCATAGGACTTCTGTTTTCTTGCGCTACAAATCCTTTAACCGGCAAAAAAACACTAAACTTTGTATCCAATAGCGAATTATTTCCTTCCTCATTTCAGCAATATGGCACTTTTTTGAAAGAAAACAAAGTGATTTCAGGTACGGCTGATGCCAAAAAGGTAGAAACCGTAGGGGTAAAAATAAAATTAGCAGCAGAAAAATATTTAGCCTCTTTAGGGCAAACGGCTTATTTAAACGATTACCGCTGGGAGTACAAACTAGTACAAAGTCCGGATGTAAATGCTTGGTGCATGCCTGGAGGTAAGATTGTGGTGTATTCTGGGATTTTGCCTATCACAAAAGACGATGCCGGTTTGGCTACCGTAATGGGGCATGAGGTTTCTCACGCATTAGCAAATCATGGAGCACAACGTATGAGCGCTTCGCAACTACAAAGTTTAGGAGCAGTTGGAGTTGCTGTAGCCACAGGAGGACAGAGCGAGCAAAAACAGCAAATGTGGCAACAATACTATGGTTTAGGATCTCAGGTAGGAGTAATGCTACCCTTTAGTAGAAGCCATGAAAGCGAAGCAGACAAAATAGGATTGACCTTAATGGCTATTGCGGGATACAATCCCGAAGAAGCAATTTCATTCTGGACCAGAATGGCTGCCAATGCAAATGGAGCTGCACAACCAGAATTTATGAGCACCCACCCTTCTGACGCCACCAGAATTGCTAATTTAAAAGCAATGATACCCGAAGCAAAAGCTACAGCAGCAAAATTTGGAGTAAAATTCAAATAA
- a CDS encoding glucose-1-phosphate adenylyltransferase produces the protein MKVKNKNVISIILGGGQGSRLYPLTATRSKPAVPIAGKYRLVDIPISNCMNSDIKRMFVLTQFNSASLNAHIKNTYTFNAFSQEFVDILAAEQTPDNPKWFQGTADAVRQCMPHFLSHEFDYALILSGDQLYQMDFNEMIEAHMKSGAAISIATLPVNAKDAPEFGIMKTNKENLITAFIEKPNKTLLPDWKSDVSPEMKSQEKHYLASMGIYIFNKELLVELMSNPDTKDFGNEIIPQAVGKNKILSYQYEGYWTDIGNIDSFFEANIGLTEDIPKFNLFDNENKIYTRPRLLPPSKFNHSLIEKSLISEGCIVSAKEIKKSVIGIRSKIGKGTIIQNSYVMGNDFYQTEEEIAKDKNKDKIWIGIGEDCFINNALVDKNVRIGNGVYINGGAHLEDFSTELYAIREGIVVIKKGSILPDNFRIE, from the coding sequence ATGAAAGTTAAAAACAAAAATGTAATTTCGATTATTCTTGGTGGCGGACAAGGATCCAGATTGTACCCCCTAACAGCAACTAGATCCAAACCAGCGGTGCCCATTGCTGGAAAATATAGACTGGTTGATATTCCAATTTCTAATTGTATGAATTCAGACATTAAAAGAATGTTTGTACTCACACAATTTAACTCTGCATCGTTAAATGCCCACATAAAAAACACCTATACATTTAACGCCTTTAGTCAAGAATTTGTAGATATTCTGGCAGCAGAACAAACCCCAGACAATCCCAAATGGTTTCAAGGAACCGCAGATGCTGTTAGACAGTGCATGCCCCATTTTTTGAGCCACGAATTTGATTATGCCTTAATCCTTTCGGGAGACCAACTTTATCAAATGGATTTTAACGAGATGATTGAAGCGCACATGAAATCTGGAGCAGCAATTTCGATAGCTACACTACCAGTAAATGCCAAAGATGCTCCTGAATTTGGTATTATGAAAACCAATAAAGAAAACCTCATAACGGCATTTATAGAAAAACCAAACAAAACGCTTTTGCCGGATTGGAAATCGGACGTAAGCCCAGAGATGAAGAGCCAAGAGAAACACTACTTGGCCTCCATGGGTATTTATATATTTAATAAAGAACTACTGGTAGAGTTAATGTCTAATCCAGATACAAAGGATTTTGGAAATGAAATAATACCCCAAGCAGTAGGAAAAAACAAAATACTGAGTTACCAATACGAAGGCTATTGGACTGATATAGGAAACATAGATTCTTTCTTTGAAGCAAATATCGGCTTGACAGAAGACATTCCTAAGTTTAATTTGTTTGACAACGAAAACAAAATTTATACCCGACCGCGGTTGTTGCCTCCTTCTAAATTTAACCATTCTTTGATAGAAAAATCGTTGATTTCTGAAGGTTGTATTGTGAGTGCTAAGGAAATAAAGAAATCCGTTATAGGCATCCGATCCAAAATTGGCAAAGGCACCATAATTCAAAATTCGTATGTAATGGGTAATGATTTTTATCAAACCGAGGAAGAAATTGCGAAAGATAAAAACAAAGATAAAATTTGGATAGGTATTGGCGAAGATTGTTTTATAAACAATGCATTGGTAGATAAAAATGTCCGAATTGGTAACGGCGTTTATATCAATGGAGGCGCTCATTTAGAGGATTTTTCTACAGAATTATATGCCATCCGAGAAGGTATTGTAGTGATCAAAAAAGGATCTATCCTACCAGATAATTTTAGAATAGAATAA
- the lon gene encoding endopeptidase La, translating into MSNHKILTIDNLSLHEFDSEAELIPLLTPEDEEEMIKEELPESLPILPLRNMVLFPGVVIPITAGRDKSIKLIDDANAAGKIIGVVAQKNEEDEDPTKEDIHTIGTVARILRVLKMPDGNTTVILQGKKRFEIDAVVSEEPYLTATISNFDESRPGPKDTEFLAILDSVKELAIQIIKESPNIPSEATFAIKNIESQSFLINFVTSNMNLTVKEKQDLLAISDLKARALETLRYMNIELQKLELKNDIQSKVRFDLDQQQREYFLHQQMKTIQEELGGVSQEEEMDEMLQKSKTKKWDPKTQQHFDKELSKMRRMNPQAPDFGIQRNYLELFLDLPWNTFSKDNFDLKRAQKILDKDHFGLEEVKKRMIEHLAVLKLRNDMKSPIICLTGPPGVGKTSIGRSIAKALGREYVRISLGGLRDESEIRGHRKTYIGAMPGRIIQSLKKAGTSNPVFVLDEIDKLSNSNQGDPSSALLEVLDPEQNNSFYDNFLEMGYDLSKVMFIATSNNMSAIQPALRDRMEIIKMSGYTTEEKIEIAKQHLFPRQLKEHGLTPKDLTIGKRQLEKIVEGYTRESGVRGLEAKIAQVIRNAAKSVAMEETYNKKVTDEDVIKVLGVARLGRDKYESNDVAGVVTGLAWTSVGGDILFIESLISPGKGTMTITGNLGTVMKESATIALEYIKANAEHLGINPDILSKYNIHIHVPEGATPKDGPSAGIAMLTSLVSLFTQKRVQKNIAMTGEITLRGKVLPVGGIKEKILAARRANIKEIILCQENKSDIDEIKPEYIQGLTFHFVKEMNEVLKIAVTDQDVKNKKNL; encoded by the coding sequence ATGTCAAATCATAAAATACTTACTATTGACAATTTGTCACTTCATGAATTTGATTCAGAAGCAGAATTAATACCCTTGTTAACGCCAGAAGACGAAGAGGAAATGATTAAGGAAGAATTGCCAGAATCCTTGCCAATACTGCCGTTGCGTAATATGGTTTTGTTTCCTGGGGTAGTAATTCCAATTACAGCCGGCAGAGACAAATCGATAAAATTGATTGATGATGCCAATGCTGCCGGAAAAATCATAGGAGTGGTGGCTCAAAAAAATGAAGAAGACGAAGATCCTACCAAAGAAGACATCCATACCATTGGAACAGTGGCCAGAATTCTACGGGTTTTAAAAATGCCTGACGGAAATACTACGGTAATTTTGCAGGGTAAAAAACGCTTCGAAATAGATGCTGTGGTCTCCGAAGAGCCATACCTAACAGCAACCATTAGCAATTTTGACGAAAGTCGTCCGGGTCCAAAAGACACCGAGTTTTTGGCAATATTAGATTCTGTAAAAGAACTAGCGATACAAATCATAAAGGAGAGTCCTAATATTCCGAGTGAAGCTACTTTTGCTATCAAAAATATCGAAAGCCAATCTTTCTTGATCAATTTTGTTACCTCAAATATGAATTTGACCGTAAAAGAAAAACAAGATTTATTGGCCATTAGTGATCTTAAAGCTCGGGCTTTAGAAACACTTCGGTACATGAATATTGAATTGCAAAAATTAGAATTAAAAAATGATATTCAATCCAAAGTACGCTTTGATTTAGACCAACAGCAAAGAGAATATTTTTTGCACCAGCAGATGAAAACCATCCAGGAAGAATTAGGTGGTGTATCTCAGGAGGAAGAAATGGACGAAATGCTCCAGAAGTCAAAAACCAAAAAATGGGACCCAAAAACCCAACAACATTTTGATAAAGAACTATCCAAAATGCGCCGCATGAATCCGCAAGCCCCAGATTTTGGGATTCAACGAAATTATTTAGAGCTATTTTTGGATCTTCCTTGGAATACCTTTTCTAAGGATAACTTTGATTTAAAACGTGCTCAAAAAATTCTGGACAAAGATCATTTTGGCCTAGAGGAAGTTAAAAAAAGAATGATTGAGCATTTGGCCGTTTTAAAATTACGAAACGATATGAAGTCGCCAATTATTTGTTTAACAGGGCCTCCGGGTGTCGGAAAAACCTCTATTGGACGTTCTATAGCCAAAGCGCTAGGCCGAGAATACGTGCGTATTTCTTTGGGTGGTTTGCGCGATGAGTCTGAAATTAGAGGCCACCGAAAAACCTACATAGGTGCCATGCCAGGTAGGATTATTCAGAGCCTTAAAAAAGCAGGAACCTCTAATCCGGTTTTTGTTTTGGATGAGATTGATAAACTATCCAATAGCAATCAAGGAGATCCATCTTCTGCTTTGTTAGAAGTTTTGGATCCAGAACAAAACAACTCTTTTTATGATAATTTTCTGGAAATGGGATATGATTTATCTAAAGTGATGTTTATTGCCACCTCTAACAACATGAGCGCTATTCAGCCGGCATTGCGAGACCGAATGGAAATCATCAAAATGTCTGGCTACACTACCGAAGAAAAAATAGAAATTGCAAAACAACATCTGTTTCCAAGACAATTAAAAGAACACGGACTTACGCCTAAGGATTTAACCATTGGAAAAAGACAACTAGAAAAAATAGTAGAAGGCTACACCCGAGAATCTGGAGTCCGTGGTTTAGAAGCCAAAATAGCACAAGTAATCCGAAATGCAGCCAAATCTGTTGCCATGGAAGAGACCTACAACAAAAAAGTAACCGATGAGGATGTTATCAAAGTACTCGGAGTAGCTAGACTAGGAAGAGATAAATACGAGAGCAACGATGTTGCGGGAGTGGTTACTGGATTAGCATGGACTAGCGTAGGAGGAGATATTTTATTTATAGAATCCCTTATTTCTCCCGGAAAAGGAACCATGACCATTACTGGTAATTTAGGTACAGTAATGAAAGAATCTGCAACCATTGCACTAGAGTATATCAAAGCAAATGCAGAACATTTAGGGATTAACCCAGATATTTTGTCCAAATATAACATCCATATACATGTGCCAGAAGGTGCTACACCCAAAGATGGTCCAAGTGCGGGTATTGCTATGTTAACTTCGTTGGTTTCTTTGTTTACACAAAAAAGAGTTCAGAAAAACATTGCCATGACAGGAGAAATCACTTTAAGAGGAAAAGTATTGCCAGTAGGAGGGATCAAAGAAAAAATACTAGCAGCACGAAGAGCCAACATTAAAGAAATTATTTTATGTCAAGAAAATAAAAGCGATATTGACGAAATAAAACCAGAGTATATACAAGGACTGACCTTTCATTTTGTAAAAGAAATGAATGAGGTTTTAAAAATTGCAGTAACAGATCAAGATGTTAAAAACAAAAAAAATCTGTAA
- the glgB gene encoding 1,4-alpha-glucan branching protein GlgB, with translation MNNVFSHSLFTDFDIELFKAGKHYRLYEKLGAHCIERQGVLGVYFAVWAPTAQAVSVVGDFNYWSQDAHPLEVRWDASGIWEGFIPGIQKGALYKYKIQSNTNAITTEKADPFAFYCEQPPNTASVVWDLDYNWKDANWMQKRHQHNSLDQPYSVYEVHLGSWKRKGPDNRFLTYTEFATDLVDYVVTMGFTHVEFMPIMEYPYDPSWGYQLTGYFAPSSRFGKPEDFMFLVDALHQAGIGVILDWVPSHFPDDSHGLGFFDGSNLYEHPDRRKGYHPDWKSLVFNYGRNEVRSFLISNALFWLQLYHADALRVDAVASMLYLDYSRAATEWEPNCYGGNENLDTISFLKEFNQAVYANYPDVQTIAEESTSFPMVSRPTSMGGLGFGMKWMMGWMHDTLNYFKKETVYRKHHQNELTFSMTYVFSENFMLPLSHDEVVHGKGSIATRMPGDEWQKFANLRLLYSYMFTHPGAKLLFMGCEFGQSEEWNFQQSLDWHLLQYPYHNGIKELIIALNSLYKKEPALHEKQFSHDGFEWINYSDHQNAVLSFIRKGNNTKDDLVVVCNFTQIVRDNYRIGIPRGGNLVEIFHSDAKIYGGSNLQNAIEIPIELIAYDARAYSAAIQLAPLGISVFKII, from the coding sequence ATGAATAACGTATTTTCGCATTCCCTTTTTACTGATTTTGATATTGAGCTATTCAAAGCTGGCAAGCATTATCGTTTGTACGAAAAGCTAGGAGCACATTGTATAGAAAGACAAGGCGTTCTGGGGGTTTATTTTGCCGTATGGGCACCTACAGCACAAGCCGTTTCGGTAGTTGGAGATTTTAATTATTGGAGTCAAGATGCGCATCCATTAGAAGTACGCTGGGATGCCTCAGGAATTTGGGAAGGCTTTATCCCAGGGATTCAAAAAGGAGCCCTTTACAAATATAAAATCCAATCCAATACGAATGCAATAACCACCGAAAAAGCAGATCCATTTGCTTTTTACTGTGAGCAACCCCCTAATACTGCCTCTGTTGTTTGGGATTTAGACTATAACTGGAAAGATGCCAATTGGATGCAAAAAAGGCACCAACACAATAGTCTAGACCAACCCTATTCAGTCTATGAGGTACATTTAGGCTCTTGGAAACGCAAGGGGCCAGATAATCGTTTTTTGACTTATACCGAATTTGCTACAGATCTAGTAGACTATGTTGTAACAATGGGGTTTACTCACGTAGAGTTTATGCCCATTATGGAGTATCCTTATGACCCTTCTTGGGGCTATCAATTAACGGGTTATTTTGCGCCTAGTTCCCGATTTGGCAAGCCAGAAGATTTTATGTTTTTGGTAGATGCACTACATCAGGCAGGGATTGGTGTGATTTTAGATTGGGTTCCTTCCCATTTTCCGGATGATAGTCATGGTTTGGGTTTTTTTGACGGATCCAATCTCTATGAACACCCGGATCGCAGAAAAGGCTACCATCCCGACTGGAAAAGTTTGGTTTTTAATTACGGACGCAACGAGGTACGTTCGTTTTTAATTAGCAATGCCTTATTTTGGTTGCAACTCTATCACGCAGATGCGCTGCGGGTAGACGCAGTTGCCTCGATGTTGTATTTGGATTATTCCAGAGCTGCAACAGAGTGGGAGCCTAATTGTTATGGCGGCAATGAAAACCTAGATACCATTAGTTTTTTAAAAGAGTTTAATCAGGCCGTTTATGCAAACTATCCCGACGTGCAAACCATAGCCGAAGAAAGCACATCCTTTCCGATGGTATCCAGACCTACCTCCATGGGCGGATTGGGATTTGGAATGAAATGGATGATGGGTTGGATGCACGATACGCTCAATTATTTTAAAAAAGAAACGGTTTATAGAAAACACCATCAAAATGAGTTGACTTTTTCGATGACCTATGTTTTTTCCGAAAACTTTATGCTTCCGCTATCCCATGATGAGGTAGTGCATGGCAAAGGATCTATAGCAACCAGAATGCCTGGTGATGAATGGCAAAAGTTTGCTAATTTACGTTTGCTGTACAGTTATATGTTTACCCATCCGGGAGCCAAATTATTGTTTATGGGCTGTGAATTTGGTCAGAGTGAGGAGTGGAATTTTCAGCAAAGTCTGGATTGGCATTTGTTACAATATCCCTATCATAACGGAATTAAAGAACTAATAATTGCACTCAATAGCCTCTACAAAAAAGAACCCGCTTTGCACGAAAAACAATTTAGTCACGATGGTTTTGAATGGATTAATTATTCGGACCATCAAAATGCCGTACTTTCCTTTATCAGAAAAGGAAACAACACCAAAGATGATTTGGTGGTGGTGTGTAATTTTACCCAAATAGTTCGGGATAATTACAGAATAGGCATTCCAAGAGGAGGAAATTTGGTTGAAATATTTCATTCGGATGCAAAAATTTATGGTGGGAGTAACCTCCAAAACGCTATAGAGATACCCATAGAATTGATTGCTTATGACGCAAGAGCTTATTCTGCAGCCATACAATTAGCTCCTTTAGGGATTAGTGTTTTTAAAATAATTTAA
- a CDS encoding MFS transporter, whose product MKLVQKGDTKLINAWAFYDWANSVYSLVITTAIFPIYYESVTNNNNGKVHFLGTDFNNASLLSYSLSFSFLMVALLSPILSGIADYTGNKKKFLQFFCYLGSFSVISLFFFKGQDTLWIGIVGTILASIGFWGSIVFYNSYLPEIAPPEQHDRVSAKGFMFGYLGSLILLTFSLTMVMKPEWFGITDASLPARISFVIVGIWWMGFAQITFYHLPNNVFNKKPQKEYIFKGFRELRVVLASLKELKSLKQFLTAFFLYSIGVQTVILLAGLYGKKELGIDTSKLILIILLINFVAIFGAYLFSRISEKIGNISTLKITIALWGGICVAAYFLNAKSPNIDAQFYALGATIGMVLGAIQSLSRSTYSKLLPETQEHATYFSFFDVTEKIAIVVGTFIFGFVGAITNSMRDSFFILAVFFLLGFIVLSTMQKPNSVK is encoded by the coding sequence ATGAAATTAGTACAAAAAGGAGACACAAAGCTAATCAACGCTTGGGCATTTTATGATTGGGCAAATTCTGTTTATAGCTTAGTGATAACCACAGCAATATTTCCTATTTATTACGAATCGGTTACCAACAATAACAACGGTAAAGTACACTTTTTGGGTACAGATTTTAATAACGCCTCCTTATTGTCCTATAGCCTGTCGTTTTCGTTTTTGATGGTTGCACTATTGTCTCCCATTTTATCCGGAATTGCAGATTATACAGGTAACAAAAAAAAGTTTTTACAATTTTTTTGTTACCTAGGATCGTTCTCCGTGATTAGTTTGTTTTTCTTTAAAGGACAAGATACGTTATGGATAGGCATTGTAGGAACCATTTTGGCGAGCATTGGTTTTTGGGGTAGTATTGTTTTTTATAATTCGTATTTGCCCGAAATAGCTCCCCCAGAACAGCACGATAGAGTCAGTGCCAAAGGATTTATGTTTGGGTATTTAGGGTCTTTAATCTTGCTTACTTTTAGCTTGACAATGGTAATGAAACCCGAGTGGTTTGGGATCACAGATGCTTCTTTGCCAGCCCGAATCTCATTTGTAATAGTTGGAATATGGTGGATGGGTTTTGCACAAATTACTTTTTATCATTTACCCAATAATGTGTTTAATAAAAAACCACAAAAAGAGTATATCTTTAAAGGATTCAGAGAGCTCAGGGTGGTTTTGGCAAGCTTAAAAGAGTTAAAGAGTTTAAAACAATTTTTGACCGCTTTTTTTTTGTACAGCATTGGAGTTCAAACGGTAATTTTGTTGGCGGGTCTGTATGGCAAAAAAGAATTAGGAATTGATACCAGCAAATTAATTCTGATTATTTTGCTGATAAATTTTGTGGCTATTTTTGGAGCCTATCTGTTTTCTAGAATTTCCGAAAAAATAGGCAACATTTCAACCCTAAAAATAACCATAGCATTGTGGGGAGGCATCTGCGTGGCCGCTTATTTTCTAAATGCAAAAAGTCCAAATATAGACGCACAATTTTATGCTCTTGGAGCAACAATTGGAATGGTTTTGGGAGCCATTCAATCCTTATCTCGTTCTACGTATTCAAAATTGCTGCCCGAAACCCAAGAACACGCCACTTATTTTAGTTTTTTTGATGTTACCGAAAAAATAGCCATAGTGGTAGGGACTTTTATTTTCGGGTTTGTAGGAGCCATAACCAACTCTATGCGAGATTCTTTTTTTATACTAGCGGTTTTCTTTCTGCTTGGATTTATAGTATTATCTACGATGCAAAAGCCCAACTCCGTTAAATAA
- a CDS encoding glycoside hydrolase family 31 protein produces MITNTELEYKGNLYPSKIVSFDQNVDSVYFYTDNNVILKVTVLRDSLIRFRYTTKGYFSTDFSYAIDDNHTHGYNFLEVVDKTESYQIITSKLKCVIQKSDLRVCIYDLQDNVLLEDELGFHWEESYEFGGNIVKMSKVSKDGESFYGLGDKATQMNLKGKRVENFATDQYAYQKDQEPLYKVVPFYIGLQNNQSYGIFFDNTFRTFFDFCYERRNVSSFWSEGGEMNYYFIYGPQMQEVVTRYTDLTGKPELPPMWALGYHQCKWSYYPEKNVKEITAKFRALKIPCDAIYLDIDYMEGFRCFTWNKNYFPDPKRMVSELSDNGFKTIVIIDPGIKIDTDYFVYKEALEKDFFCKRADGPYMKGKVWPGECNFPDYTNPEVREWWAGLFKELISEIGVKGVWNDMNEPAVMEVPNKTFPMDVRHDYDGNPCSHRKAHNIYGMQMARATYQGVKKYTYPKRPFIITRSAYSGTQRYSSSWTGDNVATWEHLWLANIQVQRLSISGMGFTGSDIGGFAEQPSGELYARWIQLGVFHPFCRTHSSGDHGNQEPWAFDVEVLDITRKFINLRYQLLPYLYTMFWQYIEEGIPMLKPLVYYDQEDIQTHYRNDEFIFGNQILVCPILEPNSSGRRMYLPRGSWYNYWTNERVSGGREMWVDTKFDEIPLFVKAGTILPKYPVQQYVEELEFDVLTLEVYYKEGIEKSVVYEDAQDGYDYKKGRYSFLTFQVIGRDNEVIIQLHKEGKFETNYTHYEIKLIGLPFEISTIAINNEKDSYDKVSYKKEGFLKVAKEFHVVHITGV; encoded by the coding sequence ATGATTACAAACACAGAATTAGAATATAAAGGAAATTTATATCCCTCTAAAATTGTTTCTTTTGATCAAAACGTTGACTCCGTTTATTTTTATACAGACAATAATGTTATCTTGAAGGTTACGGTCCTAAGAGATAGCTTAATCCGATTTAGATACACTACCAAAGGATATTTTAGTACGGATTTTTCATACGCAATAGACGATAACCATACGCATGGATACAACTTTTTGGAGGTAGTAGACAAAACCGAATCGTACCAAATAATAACCAGTAAACTCAAATGCGTTATCCAAAAATCAGATCTACGGGTTTGTATTTATGACTTACAAGACAACGTATTGTTAGAAGACGAATTGGGTTTTCATTGGGAAGAAAGTTATGAGTTTGGAGGCAATATTGTCAAAATGAGCAAGGTTTCTAAAGACGGCGAAAGTTTTTATGGTCTAGGAGACAAAGCCACTCAAATGAACCTCAAAGGCAAACGAGTAGAAAACTTTGCCACAGACCAATATGCCTACCAAAAAGACCAAGAACCGCTATACAAAGTAGTTCCTTTTTACATTGGGTTGCAAAACAACCAATCCTACGGAATATTTTTTGACAATACTTTTAGAACCTTCTTTGATTTTTGTTACGAACGCAGAAACGTTAGCAGTTTTTGGTCCGAAGGAGGCGAGATGAACTATTACTTTATCTATGGTCCCCAAATGCAAGAAGTAGTTACCAGATACACCGACCTAACAGGCAAACCAGAGCTGCCGCCAATGTGGGCCCTTGGGTACCATCAATGCAAATGGAGCTATTATCCCGAAAAAAACGTCAAAGAAATCACGGCCAAATTTAGAGCCCTAAAAATACCCTGTGACGCTATTTATCTGGATATAGATTATATGGAAGGATTTCGATGTTTTACTTGGAATAAAAATTATTTTCCGGACCCCAAAAGAATGGTTAGCGAGTTAAGCGATAATGGCTTTAAAACCATAGTGATCATAGATCCAGGTATAAAAATCGACACCGATTATTTTGTATATAAAGAAGCCTTAGAAAAAGATTTTTTTTGCAAAAGAGCCGATGGTCCTTACATGAAAGGCAAGGTATGGCCAGGAGAATGTAATTTTCCAGACTATACCAATCCAGAGGTTAGAGAATGGTGGGCAGGATTGTTCAAAGAGTTAATTTCCGAAATAGGAGTCAAGGGAGTTTGGAACGATATGAACGAGCCAGCAGTTATGGAGGTGCCAAACAAAACTTTTCCAATGGATGTGCGGCACGATTATGACGGAAACCCTTGTAGCCACAGAAAAGCACACAATATTTATGGCATGCAAATGGCCAGAGCCACCTACCAAGGCGTCAAGAAATATACCTACCCCAAAAGACCTTTTATTATCACCAGATCCGCCTATTCGGGTACGCAACGCTATAGCTCCTCTTGGACTGGAGATAATGTAGCTACTTGGGAACATTTATGGCTAGCCAATATTCAGGTACAGCGGTTGTCTATTTCAGGAATGGGATTTACTGGTTCGGATATTGGAGGATTTGCAGAACAACCCTCAGGAGAGCTCTATGCACGCTGGATCCAGCTAGGCGTATTTCATCCTTTTTGCAGAACCCATTCTTCAGGAGATCACGGCAACCAAGAGCCATGGGCGTTTGATGTGGAGGTATTGGATATTACCCGAAAATTTATCAACCTCCGATACCAATTGTTACCTTATTTATATACCATGTTTTGGCAATATATAGAAGAAGGCATCCCTATGCTTAAACCCTTGGTGTATTATGATCAAGAGGATATCCAAACCCATTATCGTAACGATGAGTTTATTTTTGGAAATCAAATTTTAGTATGTCCTATCTTAGAACCCAATTCTTCAGGAAGAAGAATGTACCTACCCAGAGGATCTTGGTACAATTATTGGACCAATGAGAGAGTTAGCGGAGGTAGAGAAATGTGGGTAGATACTAAATTTGACGAAATCCCCTTGTTTGTAAAAGCAGGCACTATCTTGCCTAAATACCCCGTTCAGCAATATGTAGAAGAGTTGGAATTTGATGTGTTAACATTAGAGGTTTATTATAAAGAAGGAATAGAAAAATCCGTTGTTTATGAAGATGCTCAAGATGGGTACGATTATAAAAAAGGAAGATACAGTTTTTTGACCTTTCAGGTAATTGGTAGAGACAACGAGGTTATTATTCAACTACACAAAGAAGGTAAATTTGAAACTAATTACACCCATTATGAAATAAAATTAATAGGTTTACCTTTTGAGATAAGCACCATTGCGATTAATAACGAAAAAGATTCGTATGATAAAGTTTCCTATAAAAAAGAAGGCTTTTTGAAAGTAGCCAAAGAATTTCATGTAGTGCATATAACTGGAGTATAA